In Lathamus discolor isolate bLatDis1 chromosome 1, bLatDis1.hap1, whole genome shotgun sequence, the following are encoded in one genomic region:
- the TLR3 gene encoding toll-like receptor 3 produces the protein MASRIILFLKPISVCLEERQLAVIFGLELPVVNLIGLICKTTKTMGSAVLWWSGLSVTLVYVFLLCVSFGKHCQIQDEMADCRHLKLSQIPSDLPNNITGLDISHNQLKQLGPANLTKYNQLVYLNAGYNTISKLQPELCQTVPLLQILKLEHNELYKLPDRAFAFCTNLTELNLGYNRIDIKNDPFKTLENLNILDLSHNFLKSANLGLQQQLKNLRELILDGNQITQLRKDDFSFLSNTSLNSLDLSSNPLKEFDKGCLHAIGNLFGLILNNVDLGENCTKKLCTELSNTAIQNLSLSCVKLSYISKSTFQGLHGTNLTVLNLSQNSLSVIEDDSFQWFSSLQYLNLKHNNIHVSSRLFYGLSSLKHLNLINSVNGKIEDFAFHWLHHLEYLIMDNNNFAGITPNMFTGLNNLKYLSLCNCNINLQRITNKTFSSLANSSLQVLNLTKTRISTIESGAFSSLGHLKILDLGLNEISQELEGHEFKGLNNIQDIYLSYNKKLYLRSESFIFVPSLRKLMMRKVGCSNLAFSPSPFHPLRNLTVLDISNNNIANLKEDLFDGLHKLYILDLQHNNLARLWKHANPGGPVLFLKNLPNLHILNLKSNGLDEIPVQVFKGLLQLKNLDLGSNNLNLLPATLFDDQAFLNSLNLQKNLITSVEEKVFGPAFNSLRILEMGSNPFDCTCESIAWFADWLNVTQAYIPGLQSQYICNTPPKYHGSLVLHFDSSACKDSAPFKLLFVITATIVTLFIFIVLIIHFEGWRIAFYWNILVSRILGFEELDRQQEEFDYDAYIIHARQDKNWVSKNFMSLEENFRISFCLEERDFEAGISKIEATINSIKMSRKIIFVVTEHLLQDPWCKNFKVYHALQQAFEQSRDSIILIFFHDIEDYKLYHALRLRRGMFRSRCILNWPAQKERVGAFNQKLVMALKSNSKVH, from the exons ATGGCTTCAAGAATAATTCTTTTCCTAAAACCAATCTCTGTTTGTTTGGAGGAAAGGCAATTAGCTGTCATATTTGGGTTGGAGCTTCCAGTTGTCAACTTAATTGGACTTATATGCAAAACGA CTAAAACAATGGGAAGTGCTGTTCTTTGGTGGAGCGGCTTATCTGTCACACTGGTCTATGTCTTCCTGCTGTGTGTGTCATTTGGAAAGCATTGTCAGATCCAAGATGAAATGGCTGACTGCAGACACCTGAAGCTTTCTCAAATTCCTTCTGATCTCCCAAACAATATAACGGGTTTGGACATTTCTCATAATCAGCTAAAACAGCTAGGTCCGGCAAATCTGACCAAGTACAACCAGCTGGTTTACTTGAATGCAGGCTACAACACCATCTCTAAACTGCAACCAGAATTGTGCCAAACTGTGCCCTTGTTGCAGATTCTGAAGTTAGAACATAATGAGTTGTATAAGCTCCCTGACAGAGCCTTTGCTTTCTGCACCAACCTAACTGAGCTCAATCTAGGATATAACAGAATAGATATAAAAAACGATCCTTTCAAAACCCTGGAG AACTTGAATATTTTGGACCTGTCTCATAATTTTTTGAAGTCAGCAAATTTAGGATTGCAGCAGCAATTGAAGAACCTTCGTGAGCTCATATTGGATGGCAATCAAATCACTCAGTTAAGAAAGGACGATTTCAGTTTTCTTAGCAACACCTCATTGAACAGCCTTGATTTGTCATCAAATCCACTGAAAGAG tttgacAAAGGATGTTTACATGCAATTGGAAACCTGTTTGGCCTCATACTGAACAACGTTGACCTTGGTGAAAACTGCACAAAGAAACTTTGCACAGAATTATCAAACACAGCGATTCAGAACCTCTCACTGAGCTGTGTGAAACTTTCGTACATCAGCAAGTCAACTTTCCAGGGATTGCATGGAACAAATCTTACAGTTTTAAACCTTTCCCAAAATTCTCTGTCTGTGATAGAAGATGACTCATTTCAGTGGTTCTCAAGTTTACAATACTTAAACCTGAAGCATAATAACATTCATGTATCTTCACGTTTATTTTATGGATTATCCAGCCTCAAACATCTGAATCTGATAAATTCAGTTAATGGGAAAATTGAAGATTTTGCCTTCCATTGGTTACACCACCTTGAGTACCTTATAATGGATAATAACAATTTTGCAGGAATTACTCCTAATATGTTCACAGGTCTGAACAACCTGAAGTATCTGAGTCTCTGTAACTGCAACATAAACTTACAAAGAATAACTAATAAAACATTCTCATCACTTGCTAATTCCAGTCTGCAGGTTCTCAACCTCACAAAAACAAGAATATCTACAATAGAAAGTGGGGCATTTTCTTCCTTGGGACACCTAAAAATTCTTGATCTTGGTCTTAATGAAATTAGTCAAGAGCTCGAAGGTCATGAATTTAAAGGTCTCAATAATATACAAGATATTTATCTTTCTTACAATAAAAAACTGTATTTGCGAAGTGAATCATTTATTTTTGTCCCAAGCCTTAGAAAACTGATGATGAGAAAGGTAGGCTGCAGTAATCTggcattttctccttctccttttcatcCTCTACGAAATCTGACTGTCCTGGATATCAGCAATAACAATATAGCAAACCTGAAAGAAGACTTGTTTGATGGACTTCACAAACTTTACATTCTGGATTTGCAGCACAACAATTTAGCCCGACTTTGGAAACATGCAAATCCAGGCGGccctgttctttttttaaaaaatcttcccAACTTGCATattcttaatttaaaatcaaatgggCTTGATGAGATTCCAGTTCAGGTTTTCAAGGGTCTGTTACAATTAAAAAACTTGGATTTAGGATCAAATAATTTGAATTTGCTTCCAGCAACCCTGTTTGATGACCAAGCCTTTCTGAACTCATTGAACCTTCAAAAAAATCTGATAACCTCAGTCGAAGAAAAAGTGTTCGGCCCAGCTTTCAACAGCCTGAGAATTCTGGAGATGGGTTCCAATCCATTTGATTGCACCTGTGAAAGCATTGCTTGGTTTGCTGATTGGCTTAATGTGACCCAAGCATATATACCTGGATTGCAGTCCCAGTACATTTGCAACACCCCCCCTAAATACCACGGTAGTCTGGTGTTGCATTTTGACAGCTCAGCCTGCAAAGACAGTGCTCCATTTAAACTTCTGTTTGTGATTACTGCCACTATTGTGACACTAttcatttttattgttcttatCATCCATTTTGAAGGGTGGAGAATAGCCTTCTACTGGAATATTTTAGTAAGTCGAATACTTGGTTTTGAAGAACTTGACAGACAACAAGAAGAGTTTGATTATGATGCCTACATCATTCATGCAAGGCAGGACAAGAATTGGGTGTCTAAAAATTTCATGTCTCTGGAAGAAAACTTTCGAATTAGCTTTTGTTTAGAAGAACGGGACTTTGAAGCAGGCATATCTAAAATTGAAGCCACAATTAACAGTATAAAAATGAGCAGgaagattatttttgttgtgaCTGAGCACCTCTTACAGGATCCCTGGTGCAAAAA ttttaagGTGTATCATGCTCTTCAGCAAGCTTTTGAACAAAGTCGTGACTCCATCATATTGATCTTTTTTCACGATATCGAAGATTACAAGTTGTATCATGCACTTCGCCTGAGAAGAGGAATGTTCAGATCTCGCTGCATCTTGAACTGGCCAGCCCAGAAAGAAAGAGTTGGTGCATTTAATCAGAAATTAGTGATGGCTCTTAAATCTAATAGTAAAGTGCACTAA